Below is a genomic region from Minwuia thermotolerans.
CCGTACTGCTGGCCGAAAAGCGACTTGATCGCGTTATTGAAATTCAGACAGCACGCCTGGAGCTTAGCGCTGATGGCATCATCGATCCGGTTTGTCGAGCGATGCTCAATCTCGTGACGCAGATCCAGCAGAAATTCGAGGTTCTTCACCGCCCCATTGGGAATAGGGCATCGCTCATGACGCAGACACTTGCCGAGTTCCCAATAGCAATCTGCCCCATGTTTGGTCTTCTGCACGGTCCCATCGCCTTTCTTATACCTGTAGTCGATGCCTTCCCTGCGGAACCAGGCATGCAGCAGGTACGTCCACGCAATGATGCAGGTCACGATGAACAGTTCCGCGCGAAACGTCAGGCCTGCGCCATTGAAGATGTGGACCGCCGCGATCATCGCTTCCCGCGCCTTGATCAGCAGCTCATCGCCACGCAGATTGAGTCCGGTTTCCGGATCGACCTCGGGCCAGTTTGCGAGGAAGGTATCCAGCTCGACTTCTGACGCCGGTTTGGCACTTTTGTACCGTGCGCCCGTTCGAATCTCGGCGATGCGCGCATGGTTGATGGAGCGCGTCGGTCGCGTGAAGTAGGCCAGTATATCCTGATCATTATACCCACCACGCGACAGCATCGCCTTGATCAGGGCGATTTCCCATCGTTCGAGCGTATTCCCGCGCTTCCTTGACACCATATCTCTTGCCACTCCACAGCAAGACCGAGTTCAGAAATACTCAAGGAAACCTAACGACTTTCCGGTTTGAGGGGAAAGACTTCCCCTGCCTGCAACCGCCTTCGGCGTTTTCCGGTCACCCCTTCCACTCATGTCCTTTTTGCAAGAAGAAAAAATGGGCTACATCAACGACGGCGAGTATGTCGTTTTGCTTCTCTTATATGGTCTGTGCAAAGCAGGGGGCAGAGCTCAAGACGACGGTTGATCAGACACTCATGCGCGGGTTGGCTACCGCAAGACCGTGTATTCGTCTTGGAGCTGCCTCTGTCAGCGGGCGTGCGTGGAATCGTGATCCGCACTTCGAAGGGGCGAGGGTTCTCCTACCGGGCTCAGCCCCCAGCCTTACACAGACGGCATTACTTTGTCGTCGCGCGCGCCTTCAAACTTTAAGCGCGCGACGTATCATCTATCGGCTGACTCTGGTGGCGGACTCACCTCTCTTGCGATAGCCCACATGAATCCAACCATTTCCCGCGCGATTGCGGTGGCAGCAATATTCTTTGGCTTGCCTGTCGCCAGAAGCCGCCGGAACTTGTGACTTAATCTCAATTGAGCCTTCCACGCGATATCCGTCACGCTGTTAGGTAGGCCTTCGATTTGTGGAAGCTGTTCTCGACCGATGCGAGGTCCGAAACGATAGCTCCAAGCCCCTTCAGCCAAAACGCGTCGTGCTCGCGCGCTACCAGCCTTGGTAATTCCACCCCTACGTGTTGTCGTGCCGCTGGATCTTTCCGACGGGATTAGGCCCAGAAAGGCCATCACCTGACGAGGATTGTCGAAACGGTTGAAGTCGCCTACTTCTGCCACAACAGTCGCTGCGGTAATTAGGCCGACGCCTCGCATTGATTGAAGTGCCATCACCACTGGTCCCATAGACCAAGATGGAATCAGCATCTCAATTTCTTTTGTGAGCCGGTCCCGACGGTTCTCGGCCTCTTCGACGGCATTCACGTATTCTTGGAAAACGGCCTGTTCCACAGGGGTATCGAGCTTAACCCTCGAAAGCCAACGCCTATGGATTTTCGTCCAACTCGCTTTTCCGGTGTAAATAATTCCGCGACGTAATAGAAAACTCTGAAGTGATTGTCTCGCCCGTGACAGCGCCTGAAGGGATGTTTCCCTGGCGCGAATTAGGTCCCGTACGGCTTCATGTTCCTCTCCCGGAACCCAAACAGAAATGAGTTCGCCTGCGCGGTGCATACGAGCCAGCTTAATCGAATCGCGCCGGTCTGTTTTTATCTGGTCGCCCGGCCGGGTCGGAATCAGCGATGGGGCGACGACGACACATTCGTAACCGGCTCCGGTGAGTTCACGATAAAGACCGTAACCGCAAGGGCCGGCTTCATAACAAAATGAAAGTGGCTCACCGTGGCGTTTTGCTACTTTTTTCGCAACCTCCAGAATAGCCCCCGGTCTGTTGGCGATGGTGCCAATGTGTATGGTTTCGGCCATACGTTCGGCCGGAGAGACACTGACAGATATTGTGGCTTTGTGGACGTCAAGTCCAATATAGGCGGCTGAAGAGTACACATTACTTCCTCCTTTTGTTGAAATAGTAAACTGCTTTAGCAATATACTTTTTCTTCTTGCAAAAGGACATTAGGTCAGCGGGGGA
It encodes:
- a CDS encoding IS110 family transposase, whose protein sequence is MYSSAAYIGLDVHKATISVSVSPAERMAETIHIGTIANRPGAILEVAKKVAKRHGEPLSFCYEAGPCGYGLYRELTGAGYECVVVAPSLIPTRPGDQIKTDRRDSIKLARMHRAGELISVWVPGEEHEAVRDLIRARETSLQALSRARQSLQSFLLRRGIIYTGKASWTKIHRRWLSRVKLDTPVEQAVFQEYVNAVEEAENRRDRLTKEIEMLIPSWSMGPVVMALQSMRGVGLITAATVVAEVGDFNRFDNPRQVMAFLGLIPSERSSGTTTRRGGITKAGSARARRVLAEGAWSYRFGPRIGREQLPQIEGLPNSVTDIAWKAQLRLSHKFRRLLATGKPKNIAATAIAREMVGFMWAIAREVSPPPESADR
- a CDS encoding DUF3644 domain-containing protein, whose translation is MVSRKRGNTLERWEIALIKAMLSRGGYNDQDILAYFTRPTRSINHARIAEIRTGARYKSAKPASEVELDTFLANWPEVDPETGLNLRGDELLIKAREAMIAAVHIFNGAGLTFRAELFIVTCIIAWTYLLHAWFRREGIDYRYKKGDGTVQKTKHGADCYWELGKCLRHERCPIPNGAVKNLEFLLDLRHEIEHRSTNRIDDAISAKLQACCLNFNNAIKSLFGQQYGLERRLPIALQFVTFGTDQRAALKKGSTLPSHVETFIDAFEEGLSEADYGDPAYRYRVAYVPVVGNRASSADEAVEFVKGDSEEGREINRVLLKEVDKSRYTAKQVWEMMQAEGYPKFNQQAHTALWKSLDGKNPANGFGRPGDYKNTWVWYDKWIERVRAHCQEQGDRYK